The genomic segment TGAAGACCCGATCTATATCGAGACAGCCCGCACGGTCGGACGCATGCTTGCGGAACGCGGCATTGGTGTCGTCTATGGCGGTGGCCGGTTGGGGTTGATGGGCGCGGTTGCCGATTCGGCCTTGGCGGCGGGCGGCGAAGTGATCGGTATCATTCCGGAAGCGTTGGTCGGTGCCGAAGTCGCACATAAAGGCTGCACCGAATTGCACGTTGTATCGGGAATGCATGAACGCAAGGCGCGCTTCACCGATTTGTCCGACGGGTTCATCACTATTCCGGGCGGCGTCGGCACGATGGATGAATTGTGGGAAGCGATAAGCTGGTCGCAATTGGGCTATCATCAAAAACCCGTGGGTGTCTTGAATGTGGCGGGCTTTTACGACCAGCTGATCGCGTTTAACGCGAAGATGATCGATGTAGGGTTCATCCGGCCGCAGCATGCAGGGATCATGATCGTCGATGAAACGCTCGATGGCCTGCTCGGCAAAATGGCGGCCTATGTCCCGCACAAGACGATCTTCCAGATGAAAGCGGACGATTTGTGAGAGACCGCGCCGCGCTCGTCGCTTTCGCGCAGGAAAGCATAGCGCGCGGTTCCAAATCCTTCCGTTTTGCCAGCCGTCTGTTCGACCGGACGACGCGTGAGCGGGTGTGGTTGCTCTATGCCTGGTGCCGCAAATGCGATGACATGGCCGACGGACAAGATCATGGCGGGGCGATGGCGGTCGTCGATGACCCGCTGGAGCGGCTTGCGATGATTCGCGACCTGACAGCCAAGGCATTGGAAGGCATACCGACTGGCGAGCCTGCATTTGATTGCTTGGGTATTGTCGCGCAGGAGTGCGGATTAACCGCAAAAATGGCCGAGGATGTGATTGAGGGCTTTGCGCTGGATGCCGCCGACTGGCACCCGCGGCGGGAAAATGATCTTTACCGCTATTGCTACCATGTCGCAGGCGCAGTCGGCGTCATGATGGCCGTGGTGATGGGCGTATCCCCGGACGAGGAAGCAACACTTGATCGCGCATGCGACCTCGGCCTTGCCTTCCAATTGGCCAATATTGCGCGCGATATTGCCGAGGATGATGCAGCGGGGCGGTGTTACCTGCCGGACGACTGGCTGGCGACACTGGATATCGGTCCCGGCGAGCATATGCGGCCACATAACCGGAAAAAGCTCGCTTTAATGGGCCGCTGGCTTGCCGATGAGGCAGAGCAATATGAGGCGTCGGCGCGCATCGGGGCCGTAGAGCTACCCTTTCGCGCGCGCTGGGCAGTATTGTCCGCGGCCGGCATCTATGGCGATATCGCCCGGCAAGTGCGCAGCGCAGGCGAACATGCGTGGGATCAGCGGATATATACCAGCCGCCCCGAGAAATTCCGCTGGGTCAAAACGGCATTCGCCGATGCTGTCGCCAACAACCCCCGTCCCATGGACCGAAGCGGCCTCTGGACCCGGCCAAGGGATTAGGTTCAGGGCGCCATATATTTGCGCGCCCGGTCCTCGAGCCGCTGAACCGCCGCTTCGTGAATTCCGGGTGCACAGCAGATCAGGCCAAAATCCCGTGGATCACGCTTGTTATAGGACAGCGGCAGGCCCAGCGCATCGGTCACCACCGCGCCAGCCTCTTGCGCTACCAGATGCGCTGCTGCCACGTCCCATTCATGGCCCCAGCGCAGCGTCGCGACCAGATCGGCGCGGTCGCACGCGACCATCGTCATGCGCATCGCGATGCTGTTGGGCTTGGTCACTGTCACCAGATCATGGTCGATCTTCGGCAACTCATCGGCAGGGACACGCGCGCCTGCAAATTCCTGCCGCACACTTCCGGTGAGGCGGTCGCCATTGCAAGTGACCCCTTCCCCATGCGCCGCGACCCATAATTTTTGCTGGGCAGGTGCTGCCATGATAGCGAAGTACGGCTGGCCGTCAGCGACAAGTGCGACCGAAACGCACCAACCATCGCGCCCCCCGACATAATCGCGCGTGCCGTCAATTGGGTCGACAAGCCACAGTAAACGCGATTCCAGACGCGCTGCGTCGTCCGCAGTTTCTTCCGACAGCCAAGCGGCCTCGGGCAGGATTCCGGTGAGGCGCTCTTTCAGCAGAGCATCTACCTCCATATCGATATCGCTGACCGGGCTGTCGTTGCTTTTTGACCAGACCCGCGTGTCGGGCGCTGCGCCGTCGCGCCAACTGGTCATCGCCAATGCAGCGGCCGCCTCGACCGCGGCAATCACCGCAGCACGGTCAACCAACTGCTCAGGCACTCGCGATCATCATTCCGTCAATACGCAATGTCGGCACATTGCTGCTGCGGATGAATTCGAGATCGTCAGCGGCGACCATAGCGGCGAACATATCTTTCAGGTTACCCGCGATCGTAAACTCGCTGACCGGCCCCGCAATCTCGCCATCTACAATCAGGAATCCTGCGGCGCCGCGGCTGTAATCGCCCGTGACCAGGTTGACGCCTTGTCCCACCAGTTCATGCACATAAACGCCATATTTGATGTCGCGGATCAGGTCGGCAACGCTGCCCGACCCGCCTTCCAAATGCAGGTTGGACGTGCTGACCCCGGGTGCGCCGCTGACGCCGCGGCTTGCATGGCCTGTCGGTTGCAGGCCCAACTGCCGTGCGGAGGCACTTTCCATGAGCCATCCGGTCAGCACCCCGTTTTCGATGATGGAGCGCCGTGCGGTCGGCAGTCCTTCGCCATCAAAACCACGGCTGGACAAGCCACGCGGGCGCAAGGGGTCGTCGATCACCGACAGGCTGCTGTCAAACAAAGCTGTGCCATTGGCGTCGAGCAGGAAGCTTGTCTTGCGCGCGATCGAGGAGCCCGAAATCGCACCCAGCAAATGGCCCACCAACGAGCTGCCGACGCGCGGATCGAACACAACGGGCATTGAACCGCTCTTTACCGATCCGGGGTTGACCCGCTTGACCGCGCGCTCGCCAGCCCTCCGTCCGATCGCTGCCGCGCTGTCGAGGTCGGCCAGATAACGTGCCGACCGCCAGTCATAGTCACGCTCCTTGGCATCCCCCTCGCCCGCGAGCACGCTTGCAGACAGGCCATAGCCGGTCGAGGATTTCACACCGGCGAAACCATGGCTCGTCGCCAAGGCGAAGATGGAGCGTGCGGCGCTTGCACCTGCGCCTTCGCTGTTGGTGACACCGGCAACGGCGCGTGCCGCATCTTCGCATTCCAGCGCCGCGGCGCGGAGCAAGGCCGGGTCGGGGTCTTGCCCGTCATCGACATCCAGATCGGGAACATCGCCTTTGAGCAAACGGTCTTGCGGGGCCAGCCCTGCATATTGATCCTCGGGCGCTTCCTTTGCCATGTCGATGGCACGGGACACCAGATTTGCCAAGATCGAGGGATTGAGGCTCGACGAAGAAATGGTTGCCGACCGCTGCCCGACGAAAACCCGCAGGCCGATTTCCTCACCTTCCGAACGCGCGACATCTTCGAGCGCGCCGAGGCGCACCTGCACCTCTGTGGACGCATCGCAGACATAGACGGCATCGGCGGCGTCGGCGCCTGCTTTAATAGCTTGGGAAACAAGATTCTCTGCGCGGTCGAGCGCTTCATGTGGCTTTAGCATAGTCCCCGCTTAGGCGCGGGGCGCAAGAGCGTCAATCAGGCGACGCCCGCAATTATGTGGCAAATGAGCGCAAACACTGCCGGTAAGGCAACCGCTGCGATCCAGAGCATGGCACGATCCGCATTGAAACGGCGATCCAGGCTACCATCACCATTGTCTGTGGCTTGAAGCGCTTGCCAGCGGCGTTCAAGATTGCGGCACGGCGCAATGACGAGTGCGACCAAAAGCACAAGCAGGAAATAGGGGAATATCGACGTACCGTCGCTTTCCATTCGCGGCGTCACCAAAAAGATCAGCGCCAATGTGTACACGACCAGTGCAAAGGCGACATGATCGGACATACGTTTCGAATAGCTTCTTTGCAGCCTGATGGTTGCGTGCTCGGCTCTTGCCATTGCAGCTCTCCCCTTATCTCTCCGGGAAGAAGACTGTCACCTTACAGGCCGCATTTCAAGCTTATTTACCAACTTTTAAGGGAGGCCCAAAATCTTGTGGTTTTGCAATGACAAGCGCCAGTTGGGATGCGCCATTACAAAGCTGGTGGCCGATTCCACATTCGCCTGATTCGCGGAACTATCCCCGCTATCCATCGGCTGGATCAGGAAGTTGGCAAAATTCCAGCCTGCCATTGCGTCGGTATCGCTGCCGGTTTGCGGCCAAACGAGCTTAAGTTCGTCCCCCCTGCGCTGGACCACATCGGACCCTGCTTTCGGGCTGATACAGACCCAGTCAATCCTGGGATGTGTTTCAATCGTGCCATTGCTCTCGATAGCGATGGTAAAGCCCCGCGCATGAAGCCCATCGACCAGCGCGTCGTCGACCTGCAACATGGGTTCACCGCCGGTGAGCACGACATAGCGGTCGGAATTTCCCTCACCCCATAGCTCTGCGACCTTGGTTGCAAGATCATCGGCCGAATAACGCCCGCCATTTTCGCCATCCATGCCGACAAAATCCGTATCGCAAAATTGGCAGATGGCGTGTGCGCGATCTTCTTCGCGGCCGGTCCACAAATTGCATCCGGTAAAGCGCAGGAATACGGCCCTGCGTCCGGCGTGTACGCCTTCGCCCTGAAGCGTCAGGAAAATCTCTTTGACCCCGTAGCTCATGCGTAGACGGTCGGATCGACCAGCCCCGCATCGGCAAAGCCCTTGGCGCGCAGGCGACAACTGTCGCACTTGCCACATGCCTTGTGATCGGGCGTCGGATCATAGCAGGACCAGCTCATACCCGCATCGAGCCCTAGCCGGGCCGCTTCGGTCGCAATTTGCGCCTTGCTCATGTGCAGCAGTGGCGTGTGGACGGTGAACGCATCCCCCTCCACCCCGGCCTTCGTCGCCAGATTGGCCATGGCTTCAAACGAACGGATAAATTCGGGGCGGCAATCCGGATAGCCCGAATAATCCAGCGCATTGACGCCAATCCACAGATCGCGCGCACCACGGGCCTCGGCAAGCCCCAGGCATAGCGACAGAAAAATGGTATTGCGGGCGGGCACATAGGTGACCGGAATGGCATCATCCTCGACACCGTCCTTGGGCACATCAATATCCGCAGTCAGGGCAGAGCCGCCAAAGCGGGTCAGATCCAGCGGCAGGATGATATGCTCGATCGCGCCGAGATGGGCAGCAATCCGGGTCGCCGATTCCAGTTCGACACGGTGCCGCTGGTTATAATCGATGGTCAGCGCCACCAGAGCATAGCCCGCCTCCCGCGCCAGCCCGGCGACGACCATAGAGTCGAGGCCACCGGACAAAAGGACGATGGCGGATTTGCTGTTATCGGTCATTGTGAAAGCATCTCTCAGTACAGAGAGGAAAATGGTGCACCCGGAGCGATTCGAACGCCCGACCCTCAGATTCGTAGTCTGATGCTCTATCCAGCTGAGCTACGGGTGCGTGGAGCGCCGCTATTAGGGAGGTCGCTGCCCATGTGCAACACCTAATTTCGCCTTAAAGCACCTTGCAGGTCGATTTCCGGCGAATGGCGTCAATGACAGGGAATTCCGCCGGATCAGCAAGCAATATCCGGATCAATGCGATCCCGCGATCATGCTCCAACCGGACCGGTTCATACCCCGCAGGCGCCTTTTGGCCTGCCTTGACCAATGCGAGCCGTGCCGCTTTGCCGCCTGTGTCACGATCGCTGCGAACGGCGGCAACGTCGGTGCGGGCGTCGAAGATGCTGACCGACCAATAATGGTCGGGCACCGGTTCGATATCGATCAGCACGGGCCCTTTCGCCAGATTGAAGACGCAGGTCGAATAGGACAGGTCCGGACTGGGCCGCACAATCGGCTGGTTGTCGGCGGTTGCCATATCACCAAAGGCAAAGCGGTTTTCAGGACCGCGTGCGCCAATTTTTTTCATGGCCGCGTTCATCAAGACATAGGGCGTCGCCAGCAAGGTGGCTTGATAAGCGCCGCCAGCCACCAAAGCACCCGCCACCAAAGGAAATAACCACCGCCGCATCATATGCACCCCAATCGCTTGATCGCTGGAAGCGATGCCTTTGCCGGATCACTTATTAGCGTGGCCGACGGATGGTAGAGCCGCAACGTCAGGTCAAAGGCCTTGACCCCGCCGGTGGGCAACCAAGACCCGCTTTGCGTGTCGGGCGCGACGGTGAAGGACCAGATGCCATCTTCCCCTTGCGTTGCCGCATGCGCCGGAATGGACCAGCGGTTGGCGCTATTTTTCACGAGCCAGCCTTCGCCTTCATAGAGCGTCACGCTCCACCAACGGCCATCCAGCTTTCCACCGCTGACCAAATAGGTGCAGCGCCCGTCGAGTGCCTTGCCATCGCTGTCGACTTTGGCGGTAAAATACATCGCCTCTTTCGCGGGCAGCGCAAGCAAACCCGACAATGCAACTTTGGCGCGTGTGAGTGCCGAGGCTTCTGCCGTTCCGAAACTTTTGCCGGTCGTCCACGGGCCGATGGCGACTGTGCCGTCGCCAAGCCCACCGCGCACCTGGTGCACAGCAAAGGCCGTACCTCCGATCAGACCAAGCGTCACGCAAATGGCAAAACGATGCCAGCTTTTCATGCCTCTCCCCCTTTTTGGAGGAGACTAAGCATGTCACCTACTTCTTGGCAAGTGCCGCCTGCGCCGCCGCCAGCCGCGCGATGGGCACGCGATAAGGCGAGGCGCTGACATAATCGAGGCCAACCTTTTCGCAAAAGGCAATGGATGCCGGATCGCCGCCATGTTCGCCGCAGATACCAAGCTTGATATCGGGACGGGTGGCCTTGCCCTTGGTGGCGGCTATTTCGATCAATTGCCCGACGCCTTCGACATCGAGGCTGACGAACGGATCGCGGGCATAAATGCCCTTGTCGACATAATGCGTCAGGAAGCGGGCCGCGTCGTCGCGGCTGACGCCCAAAGTCGTCTGGGTCAAATCATTGGTGCCGAAGCTGAAGAAGCTGCCGACTTCGGCGATTTCATCGGCCATGAGTGCGGCGCGCGGCAGTTCGATCATCGTGCCGACCAGATAGTCGATGCGCTTGCCTTGCTCGGCAAAAACCTCTTCCGCTGCCTTGTCCACGACGTCCTTCATCAATTCCAGTTCGCGCTTGGTACCAACCAGCGGGATCATGATTTCAGGCACTGGCGCAACTTCGAGCGAACAGGCTGCCTCGAAAATCGCACGCGCCTGCATTTCGTAGATTTCCGGATAAGTGACGCCCAACCGGCAACCGCGATGGCCCAGCATGGGGTTGAATTCATGCAATTCTGCCGCGCGCTGTTTGAGCACCTCAATACCTACACCTGCGGCCTCCGCAACTTCGGCGAATTCGCTTTCCTGATGTGGAAGGAATTCGTGCAAGGGGGGATCGAGCAAGCGAATGGTGACGGGAAGCCCGGCCATCACTTCGAAAATTGCGGTAAAGTCCTTGCGCTGCTCGGGCAGCAATTTGTCGAGCGCCACACGGCGGCCCTTTTCATCCTCAGCCAAAATCATCTGGCGCACGGCGGTGATGCGGCTGGCATCGAAGAACATATGCTCGGTCCGGCACAGGCCAATGCCCTCCGCGCCAAAATCCCGCGCTGTCTGCGCATCCAACGGCGTTTCGGCATTTGCGCGCACTTTCATGCGGCGGCCGGCATCGGCCCACACCATCAATGTGCCGAAATCACCCACCAGTTCCGGCTGCAGGGTCGGAACCTCGCCCGCCATCACTTCGCCGGTTGATCCGTCGAGCGTCAATATGTCGCCTTCGGTCAAGGTGCGGCCAGCGATGCGAAGGACGCGTCCTGCGGCATCAATTTGCAGGCTACCCGCGCCGGAAACACAGGGACGCCCCATGCCGCGCGCAACAACCGCCGCATGGCTGGTCATCCCGCCGCGTGCGGTCAGTATGCCCTTGGCGGCATGCATGCCGTGAATATCTTCAGGGCTGGTTTCGATGCGGACCAGAATGACCGCCTCGCCCATATCGTTGAAGCGTTCCGCCGTGTCGGCGTCGAACACGATCTTGCCCGATGCAGCGCCCGGGGACGCGGGCAGGCCCGACGTCAACACATCGCGCGGTGCGTTGGGATCCAGTGTCGGGTGCAGCAATTGGTCGAGCGCCATCGGATCGACCCGCAACACCGCCTCGTCCGTGCTAATCAAACCGGCTTCCGCCATATCCACTGCGATTTTGAGCGCGGCCTTTGCGGTGCGCTTGCCCGACCGGGTTTGCAGCATCCACAATTTCTCGCGCTCAACAGTGAACTCGATATCCTGCATATCGCGATAATGGTTTTCGAGGATTTCAAAGACCCGCGCCAGTTCGGCATAGACCGACGGCATCGCCTCTTCCATGGATAGCGGCTTGGCTCCGGCACGTTCGCGTGCGGCCTTGGTCAGATATTGCGGCGTGCGGATACCGGCCACGACATCCTCACCCTGCGCATTGATCAGATATTCGCCATAATAGGCATTCTCGCCCGTGGCGGGATCGCGGGTGAAGGCAACACCTGTGGCCGATGTTTCGCCCATATTGCCGAAGACCATGGCCTGCACATTGACCGCAGTGCCCCAGTCGCCGGGGATGTTATTGAGGCGGCGATAGACCTTGGCACGGTCCGATTCCCACGAACCAAAGACGGCGCCGACGGCACCCCAAAGCTGGTCATGCACATCTTGCGGAAAGGGCTTGCCCCATTCGGCCTCGACCAGTTTCTTATATGCGGCAACCAATGCCTTCAGATCATCGGCGGATAATTCGGTATCGAGATAATAGCCCTGATCTTCCTTCGCGACTTCCAAAGCCTCTTCAAAAGCACCATGGTCGAGTTCGAGAACGACATCGGCATACATTTGGATGAAGCGGCGATAGCTGTCCCATGCGAAGCGCGCATCGCCCGAAGAGGTGGCGAGACCTTCGACCGTAGCATCGTTCAGGCCAAGGTTGAGGACGGTGTCCATCATCCCGGGCATCGATACACGCGCACCGGAACGGACCGAAACAAGCAACGGGTTGGCAGGATCACCAAAGCTCTTGCCGGTTACCTGTTCAATATGCGCGATGCCGCCTGCGACTTCCGCACGGACGCTTTCCGGAAAGGTCTGGCCATTGGCATAATAGGCCGTGCACATTTCGGTCGTGATGGTGAAGCCAGGAGGGACCGGCAGGCCGATTGATGCCATGCCATCGAGATTGGCGCCCTTGCCCCCCAACAGGTTTTTGTTGCCACGAACGGTTTCGTCGCCGTCAGATACGCCCCCACCGAACCGAAACACATATTGGGTCATACTGCCTCCAAAACTTGTCTTCTATCTTGCCCGTGCCAAAACTGGGGCGTCTTGGCAAAGGCAATAAAGGGGGGGAATCTCTTCAAAAGGATAGTGGCCGACTAACCTTCTATTGTCGGGACATCGGCCATAGGGCGGACAGCGCCCGGGAAATGGGAGAGCGAACTGTTTGGAACATGGGTCATCATTCCCAACCCCGCCATTGAAACGCTACACATATTGGGCATGCCGAAGCCATCCCTCTATTCTGGCTAAAACTTTCGTGCGCCGTAGTGCAGTGCAGCACGATAGAGTCAAGTGCAGAAGGTGGTTACTTTGATGTTTTATTTGCAAAGAGCATGAAACGCGCGAGCGGACGTTTAAAGCTCAGAAGGTATAGAATGTGCAAAATGACAAAGGCGATCGCGAGATTAGCCAAGAGCTCATGCGCTTCTTCATAAGCTTCACCGGACTCATCTTCGCGCCCCGCGCCTTCACGTTCTTCGCTTTCCCCCGAAAAGGAAAAGGAACTGAGCGATGTGGGTTGTAGCGCGCGGCCATTATCCATGATCAACCCCGTCCCCGTCGCACCAATGACCGAAAGCGCTATCCCCGCCAGCAACGTCCGGCTGATCGCGGGATGTGTCATGAAACCTTTCAGATGCAAATCCTTGAACGAGGGGTAGAAGCGCTCAAGCCCCAATTGGGGGGCGCCACTTAACGCCCATATCAGGCGGAAAACGACAAGGGCCGCGACGCCATAGCCAAGCCATGCGTGGATCAGCCCCATCTCTGCCGAGAAATAGGCCGCCAAAACGGTGAGCGCGAGGAATGCATGAAAGATGCGGATGCGGTGTAACACGGCCATGGGAGGAGTTTCCTTTGGAGAGGTAACCCACCAGAGGCGCATTCGGGTATGCGGGCATTGATAAAGATCAACGCCCGCAAATATATATTTCGTTGGTTAGCCCTCGATTTTCGAGAAATCGGCGACCCGATGTACGGCGTCGCGGAACCGCGCAAGCAGTCCCAGACGGAAAGCCCGAACGGCGGGATCAGGATCGTTGACCATCACGCCTTCAAAAAAGGCGTCGATCGGCGCACGCAGGCTGGCCAAAGCCGTCATGGCGCCTTCGAAATCCTCGGCCTCGATCGCAGCGGCGGCTTTTGGCTCGGCGGCGTCGAGGGCGGTGAGCAACAACGCCTCTGCCTCTCCCAAACCGTCATGCTGAACTTGTTTCAGCATCCTAGTATCTTCGCCGTCCGCAGAATCAGACCCTGAAACAAGTTCAGGGTGACGGCTGTTTTTGTCATCGCCCGATTGCTTCAGGATATTGGCCGCACGCTTGTAACCGGCGAGAAGGTTCGCGCCTTCGTCCGTTGTCACGAAACCTTGCAGCGCTTTCACGCGCTTGACCATCAGGACATTGTCACCGCCGTGGGTGACCGAAACAACGGCATCAATCATGTCATGCCGGATTCCCGCTTCTCTTTGTTGGACTTTCAACCGGTCGATCAGGAAATTGGCGACGTCGATCCCGGCATTCGATCCACCGGAATGCGCCGCTGCCGTTATCAAATCGCGCATCGAGACACGAAGATTGTTGTCCAGAATGAGGGACAATATGCCGATAGCAGCACGCCGCAATGCAAACGGGTCTTTGGACCCTGTAGGCTTTTCATCAAATTGGAAAAACCCGACCAACGTATCCAGCTTATCCGCCAAACTGACCGCCACCGTCACGGGTGCCGTCGGCACATCATCTCCCTGCCCTACCGGCTTGTAATGGTCGCGCACAGCATCGGCGACAGCGTCGGTTTCGCCCTGTGCGCGGGCATAATAGCCGCCCATCAAGCCCTGCAATTCCGGAAACTCGCCGACCATGCCGGTCACAAGGTCTGCCTTGCACAAACGCGCTGAGCGTTCGGCTTCGTCGGCATTGGCGCCTATAACAATACCCTCTTCGGCCAACCAGCGCGCCAGCTTGGCGACGCGCTCGACCTTGTCGGCAACCGTCCCCAGTTTTTCGTGGAAGGTGATCTGCGCCAGTTTCTTGGCCTGTTCATCGAGCGGAACCTTCAGGTCCTGTTCCCAGAAGAACTTCGCGTCGCTCAACCGTGCGGCCAATACCTTTTCATTACCCGCAACAATCGCGGCCCCGCCATCGTTTGCGACGATGTTCACGGTGCAGACAAAGGCGTTGGCAAGTTTGCCGTCGCGGTCATGGCAGACAAAATATTTTTGGTTCACCCGCGCGGTGAGCTGGATGACCTCTTGCGGAACCTCCAGAAAGGCGGGATCGAACCGGCCGAGCATCGGCACCGGCCATTCGGTCAGTCCGGCATTTTCGGCAACCAGCCCTTCATCATCCACCAGCACAAGACCGGCGGCCTCAGCCGCGGCCTTTGCCCCATCGCGGATCAGCGTGCAGCGTTCGGAAAAGTGGACGATCACATGCGCCGCGCGCAACGCCTCGACATAGGCGTCGGCATTGGCAATTTCGATGGGGCCGCGCGAATGGAACCGGTGGCCCATGCTGTGGCGGCCGCTTTCGATGCCATCAATGACGCAGGGCACGATATCGTTACCCAGCAAGGCGATAATGCCCTGCAACGGACGAACCCAGCGCAGGCTCTCGGTCGAACTCGACGCCGCGCCCCAGCGTTGCGACTTGGGCCATGGGAATGCGCGGATGATTGCAGGTATGGCTTCGCCCAGCACATCGGCCGTGTTGCGGCCGGGCTTTTCAACGATGGCGAAATAAATGCCATCGCGCTCCACCAATTGGTCCTGTGTCAGGCCGGTTTTGCGCAAGAAACCTTCCATCGCCTGTGGCGGCGCGCCGACCTTTGGCCCCTTGGTTTCCTCGGAAACCGCCTCGGTCGCAAGCGGCAGACCTTTGGCAATCAGCGCCAGACGGCGGGGCGTGGCGAAGGTTTCGACCGATTGCGCGGCAAGACCCGCCTTGGAAAGCGCATCATTAAACAGGCGCGCCAGATCTTCCTTGGCCTTGGCCTGCATCCGCGCGGGAATTTCTTCGCTGAGAAGTTCGAGAAGGAAGTCGGCCATTATTCCGCCCATCCATTCTTTTCCATCCACGCCTGACAACTGCCTTTGGCGAGATCGCGGACACGGCCCATATAGGATGCGCGTTCCTGCACGGAAATAACGCCGCGTGCCTGCAGCAGGTTGAACAGATGGCTGGCCTCGATCGCCTGGTCATAGGCCGCGAGCGGGATGTTCGCCGCGATGCACCGCTGGCACTCCGCCTCGGCCTTGGCAAAGCCGTCGAACAGCGCGGCGGTGTCGGCGACCTCGAAATTATAGGTCGAAAATTCAACTTCATTCTTGTGAAAGACATCGCCGTAGGTGACGCCATGATTGTTGAACTTCAGGTCATAGACGCTGTCGACGCCCTGGATATACATGGCGAGACGTTCAAGGCCGTAGGTGAGTTCGCCCGCAACAGGCTTGCAATCAAAGCCGCCCATTTGCTGGAAATAGGTGAACTGCGTCACTTCCATGCCGTCGCACCAGACTTCCCAGCCCAGACCCCAGGCACCCAAAGTCGGGCTTTCCCAATCATCTTCGACAAAGCGGATATCGTGCTTCAACGGGTCAATACCGATGGCGTCGAGCGAGCCCAGATACAGCTCCTGCAGATTGGCGGGGCTCGGCTTCATGATGACCTGATATTGGTAATAATGCTGCAACCGGTTGGGGTTTTCGCCGTAACGCCCGTCGGTGGGGCGG from the Sphingorhabdus lacus genome contains:
- a CDS encoding TIGR00730 family Rossman fold protein, translated to MKRLAVYCGSATPEDPIYIETARTVGRMLAERGIGVVYGGGRLGLMGAVADSALAAGGEVIGIIPEALVGAEVAHKGCTELHVVSGMHERKARFTDLSDGFITIPGGVGTMDELWEAISWSQLGYHQKPVGVLNVAGFYDQLIAFNAKMIDVGFIRPQHAGIMIVDETLDGLLGKMAAYVPHKTIFQMKADDL
- a CDS encoding phytoene/squalene synthase family protein — protein: MRDRAALVAFAQESIARGSKSFRFASRLFDRTTRERVWLLYAWCRKCDDMADGQDHGGAMAVVDDPLERLAMIRDLTAKALEGIPTGEPAFDCLGIVAQECGLTAKMAEDVIEGFALDAADWHPRRENDLYRYCYHVAGAVGVMMAVVMGVSPDEEATLDRACDLGLAFQLANIARDIAEDDAAGRCYLPDDWLATLDIGPGEHMRPHNRKKLALMGRWLADEAEQYEASARIGAVELPFRARWAVLSAAGIYGDIARQVRSAGEHAWDQRIYTSRPEKFRWVKTAFADAVANNPRPMDRSGLWTRPRD
- a CDS encoding 3'(2'),5'-bisphosphate nucleotidase CysQ; its protein translation is MPEQLVDRAAVIAAVEAAAALAMTSWRDGAAPDTRVWSKSNDSPVSDIDMEVDALLKERLTGILPEAAWLSEETADDAARLESRLLWLVDPIDGTRDYVGGRDGWCVSVALVADGQPYFAIMAAPAQQKLWVAAHGEGVTCNGDRLTGSVRQEFAGARVPADELPKIDHDLVTVTKPNSIAMRMTMVACDRADLVATLRWGHEWDVAAAHLVAQEAGAVVTDALGLPLSYNKRDPRDFGLICCAPGIHEAAVQRLEDRARKYMAP
- a CDS encoding TldD/PmbA family protein, which translates into the protein MLKPHEALDRAENLVSQAIKAGADAADAVYVCDASTEVQVRLGALEDVARSEGEEIGLRVFVGQRSATISSSSLNPSILANLVSRAIDMAKEAPEDQYAGLAPQDRLLKGDVPDLDVDDGQDPDPALLRAAALECEDAARAVAGVTNSEGAGASAARSIFALATSHGFAGVKSSTGYGLSASVLAGEGDAKERDYDWRSARYLADLDSAAAIGRRAGERAVKRVNPGSVKSGSMPVVFDPRVGSSLVGHLLGAISGSSIARKTSFLLDANGTALFDSSLSVIDDPLRPRGLSSRGFDGEGLPTARRSIIENGVLTGWLMESASARQLGLQPTGHASRGVSGAPGVSTSNLHLEGGSGSVADLIRDIKYGVYVHELVGQGVNLVTGDYSRGAAGFLIVDGEIAGPVSEFTIAGNLKDMFAAMVAADDLEFIRSSNVPTLRIDGMMIASA
- the queE gene encoding 7-carboxy-7-deazaguanine synthase, with product MSYGVKEIFLTLQGEGVHAGRRAVFLRFTGCNLWTGREEDRAHAICQFCDTDFVGMDGENGGRYSADDLATKVAELWGEGNSDRYVVLTGGEPMLQVDDALVDGLHARGFTIAIESNGTIETHPRIDWVCISPKAGSDVVQRRGDELKLVWPQTGSDTDAMAGWNFANFLIQPMDSGDSSANQANVESATSFVMAHPNWRLSLQNHKILGLP
- the queC gene encoding 7-cyano-7-deazaguanine synthase QueC; protein product: MTDNSKSAIVLLSGGLDSMVVAGLAREAGYALVALTIDYNQRHRVELESATRIAAHLGAIEHIILPLDLTRFGGSALTADIDVPKDGVEDDAIPVTYVPARNTIFLSLCLGLAEARGARDLWIGVNALDYSGYPDCRPEFIRSFEAMANLATKAGVEGDAFTVHTPLLHMSKAQIATEAARLGLDAGMSWSCYDPTPDHKACGKCDSCRLRAKGFADAGLVDPTVYA
- a CDS encoding DUF1254 domain-containing protein; its protein translation is MMRRWLFPLVAGALVAGGAYQATLLATPYVLMNAAMKKIGARGPENRFAFGDMATADNQPIVRPSPDLSYSTCVFNLAKGPVLIDIEPVPDHYWSVSIFDARTDVAAVRSDRDTGGKAARLALVKAGQKAPAGYEPVRLEHDRGIALIRILLADPAEFPVIDAIRRKSTCKVL
- a CDS encoding DUF1214 domain-containing protein, which translates into the protein MKSWHRFAICVTLGLIGGTAFAVHQVRGGLGDGTVAIGPWTTGKSFGTAEASALTRAKVALSGLLALPAKEAMYFTAKVDSDGKALDGRCTYLVSGGKLDGRWWSVTLYEGEGWLVKNSANRWSIPAHAATQGEDGIWSFTVAPDTQSGSWLPTGGVKAFDLTLRLYHPSATLISDPAKASLPAIKRLGCI